Within the Thalassoglobus sp. JC818 genome, the region TGCGATTCGATCGAATGCGAAGATGAAGGCTGGTGCAGCGTTCTTTGCAGCGACAAATCCGTTCTCGACTGTCTGAAAGGGAATGAGATTGGGCCGTTCACGTACTCAGCCGGTGGAGCCCTGAGATACCGCTATCTAAGCGAACGAAATCGCTTGCGACCTCCGCTCAACGGAAGGTATTCCAGCTACGATCAGTGGCGACTCACTCCGTTCCTCGAATTGAAGATGGGAGACGACTTCACCGCGCGTGTCGAAGCGATCGACGCCTCGACGTTCAACGAAGAACTTCCACCGCTGCCGATTGATGTCAACCGCACCGATTTGCTGCAGTACTTCGTCGATGTGAAACTTCTTGATTCGGGAACCGGAGAAAAGCTTCGCGTCAAAGCGGGACGTCAGTTGCTCCTCTACGGTTCACAGCATCTCGTGTCGCCACTGGCGTGGGCCAACACCTATCGTAACTTCGAAGGTGTCAAGCTCTACTACACGAGCGACGCCTGGAACATCGACGGATTCGCAACTCGCCCCGTCAACGGAGCATCGGGGAACATCAATCGACCTCTGTCCTACGACACACCCGACCAAAGTCGAACCTTCAGCGGTGTCTACTCGACGTACAAGAACGCCCCCAACGGAGTTCTCGATCTCTACTGGCTGTGGCTGGACGAAGATGACGACAACCCATCTTTGATTGACGGAGATCGACACACGTTCGGAAGCCGTTACGCGGGGGCTGTCCCGATCAACGATGAATGTGGCGATCTCTGGATGACTCTCGGTTGGGACTACGAAGGAGCTATCCAAACGGGAAGCGATGTCGTTGGTCCCGGACCTGCCCGAGATGTTCTCGCTGGGTTTGTGTCGACGCGAACAGGATTGACCTTCAACACCATGCCGTGGACTCCGACTCTCGACGGCGTCTTCTTCTGGGGCTCAGGTGACAGCGATCCGGATGACGGAACCATCAACACCGTCAGCACGCTCTTCCCACTCGGCCACGCCTACTGGGGACAGATTGATAACCTCGACGGTCAGAACCTCTTGGACTACAGCGTTCAACTGACCGTGAATCCTTCCAAGAAATTGAACTGCCAGGCTCAGTGGCACTGGTTCGACAAAGACAAACGGGAAGACGCAATTTGGAACGTGGCTGGTGCCCCATTCGGTGGAATTGTCGCCACTGAAAGTCGACACATCGGTACGGAACTCGACCTCGTCGCGACATATAAAGTGAACAGCAACCTGACACTCCAGGGTGGCTATTTCTGGTTCTTCTACGGAGACGCTGTCACCGAGAACCCGAATCCGCAAGTTGCTGATCGAGGAAACGCCGAGTCCTACTACTTCTTCGCCGACTGGAAATTCTGAGATCGTTTTCAACATCCCAGAATTGAAATGGCCAAGATCAAGAGAAACCTCAGTTATTGCAATTCCGCTTCCGTGGATGCTTCGACAGGAAACTGGAATTCACTGAGAGGCTCTCCGTCAACGGTGTAGTGACGAATCGTGAGCTGAGGTTTTTCATCGACTTGAACGACTTCTCCGCTTAAGAATCCGCCAGCGACTCGCAGGAACTTATGGTTGGGGCGGACATCTCCATCTTTCCAACCGAGTTCATGCGTTTCACTTCCCGGGCCGCAGCCGAACTCCCAAAGACCGGTTTCGTCGTCCACTGACGCATACTGCCAGTGTCGGTCTCCGCAAAAGACGATGACGCCCTCGATTGAACTGAAGAAGTCTCTCAGCTCGATGCCTTCGGTGGTGAAGGTCGTGTTGGCGTG harbors:
- a CDS encoding alginate export family protein, with the protein product MLRRVVCSLAIAGMAQASLASTSLAQDFYHPPTQANFEQVFEQETDQELLRPINFEYPEIAPASAETFCAPDPFSGVPDPCDGCLPVAGGCDSIECEDEGWCSVLCSDKSVLDCLKGNEIGPFTYSAGGALRYRYLSERNRLRPPLNGRYSSYDQWRLTPFLELKMGDDFTARVEAIDASTFNEELPPLPIDVNRTDLLQYFVDVKLLDSGTGEKLRVKAGRQLLLYGSQHLVSPLAWANTYRNFEGVKLYYTSDAWNIDGFATRPVNGASGNINRPLSYDTPDQSRTFSGVYSTYKNAPNGVLDLYWLWLDEDDDNPSLIDGDRHTFGSRYAGAVPINDECGDLWMTLGWDYEGAIQTGSDVVGPGPARDVLAGFVSTRTGLTFNTMPWTPTLDGVFFWGSGDSDPDDGTINTVSTLFPLGHAYWGQIDNLDGQNLLDYSVQLTVNPSKKLNCQAQWHWFDKDKREDAIWNVAGAPFGGIVATESRHIGTELDLVATYKVNSNLTLQGGYFWFFYGDAVTENPNPQVADRGNAESYYFFADWKF